A single genomic interval of Croceibacter atlanticus HTCC2559 harbors:
- a CDS encoding sterol desaturase family protein, giving the protein MNDILQTIQDSYSGYWNYLLSEITSYNKWDNYFYGLIIVSLVVWGLEVLFPWRKNQKIFRKDFWLDTFYMFFNFFLLNLIVFIALSNTVALLFDNFLSLFGVSLESVQLFDVDALPYGVGLLIFFLISDFTQWNVHRLLHRVPFLWNFHKLHHSVKEMGFAAHLRYHWMEPVVYKSALYIPIALIGGFDAADVAIVHFFALSVGHLNHANLGWDYGPFKYIFNNPKMHIWHHAKVLPKHVKYGVNYGLTLSIWDYLFGTNHIPEDGRDIELGFDGDERFPKDFIKQEFYPLTKTQTK; this is encoded by the coding sequence ATGAATGATATTTTACAGACCATACAAGACTCCTATTCGGGATATTGGAACTATCTCCTCTCAGAAATCACGAGTTACAACAAATGGGATAACTATTTTTATGGATTAATAATAGTCTCTTTAGTGGTTTGGGGTTTAGAAGTTTTATTTCCTTGGCGTAAGAACCAAAAAATTTTCAGAAAAGACTTCTGGCTAGATACATTTTATATGTTCTTTAATTTCTTTTTATTGAATTTAATTGTGTTCATCGCACTTTCCAACACTGTAGCGTTACTTTTTGATAATTTCTTAAGTCTCTTTGGAGTTAGTTTGGAAAGCGTACAGTTATTTGATGTGGATGCGCTTCCTTATGGCGTAGGATTACTTATTTTCTTTTTAATTTCAGATTTCACACAATGGAATGTGCACCGCCTTTTACACCGAGTTCCTTTTCTATGGAATTTTCATAAACTACACCATTCTGTAAAAGAAATGGGCTTTGCCGCTCATTTACGCTACCATTGGATGGAACCTGTAGTTTATAAATCTGCACTGTATATTCCTATTGCTTTAATTGGTGGTTTTGATGCTGCAGATGTTGCCATTGTGCACTTCTTTGCACTTTCAGTTGGCCATTTAAATCACGCAAATCTTGGTTGGGACTATGGCCCTTTTAAATATATTTTTAATAATCCTAAGATGCACATATGGCATCATGCTAAAGTTTTGCCAAAACATGTAAAGTATGGTGTTAATTACGGACTTACTCTTAGTATATGGGATTACCTTTTTGGTACCAACCATATTCCAGAAGACGGTCGTGATATTGAATTAGGTTTTGATGGTGATGAGCGTTTTCCTAAAGATTTTATTAAACAGGAATTTTATCCTTTAACCAAAACACAAACCAAATGA
- the arsM gene encoding arsenosugar biosynthesis arsenite methyltransferase ArsM — protein sequence MSYLDTTHDVYKEAAITPDVGLCCTTNPIWELPGLKIPKIMQEMNYGCGSTVHARDLSNNPKMLYVGVGGGMELLQFSYFNRQKNGVVGIDVVDEMLEASRKNFKIAEEQNDWFKSEFVDLKKGDALNLPVEDNSIDVAAQNCLFNIFKAEDLTRAIKEMYRVLKPHGKLVMSDPTCEQDMNETLRNDERLRALCLSGSLPIKEYVKALTDVGFGTIEIRARKPYRILNPGTYPTDELIYIESIEVAAIKDPMPEDGPCVFTGKAAIYYGKDDYFDDKKGHILLKNQPLAICDKTAAALKALGRDDIYFSESTYHYDGGGCC from the coding sequence ATGAGTTATTTAGACACCACACATGATGTTTACAAGGAAGCAGCAATAACACCAGATGTAGGATTATGTTGCACTACAAATCCTATTTGGGAATTACCAGGTTTAAAAATTCCAAAAATCATGCAGGAGATGAACTACGGCTGCGGAAGCACTGTTCACGCTCGCGATTTGTCTAATAACCCTAAAATGCTTTACGTAGGTGTTGGTGGCGGTATGGAGTTATTACAGTTCTCATATTTTAACCGTCAAAAAAATGGTGTCGTTGGTATTGATGTTGTTGATGAAATGCTTGAAGCTTCTCGCAAAAACTTTAAGATTGCCGAAGAACAGAACGATTGGTTTAAAAGTGAGTTTGTAGACCTTAAAAAAGGAGATGCGCTAAACTTACCAGTTGAGGACAACAGTATAGATGTTGCTGCACAAAATTGCTTATTCAATATTTTTAAGGCCGAAGATTTAACACGTGCCATTAAAGAAATGTACCGTGTATTAAAACCACATGGCAAACTTGTAATGAGTGATCCTACTTGCGAGCAAGACATGAATGAAACTCTACGTAATGACGAACGTCTTAGAGCTTTATGCCTTAGTGGTAGTTTACCAATAAAAGAATACGTAAAAGCTTTAACAGATGTAGGTTTTGGCACAATCGAAATTAGAGCAAGAAAACCATACCGCATCTTAAATCCTGGCACATACCCTACAGACGAGTTAATTTACATAGAGTCTATTGAGGTTGCAGCAATTAAAGACCCAATGCCAGAAGATGGCCCTTGTGTATTTACAGGGAAAGCAGCCATTTACTACGGTAAAGACGATTATTTTGATGACAAAAAAGGCCATATTTTATTAAAAAATCAGCCATTGGCAATTTGCGACAAAACAGCTGCTGCATTAAAAGCATTAGGCAGAGATGACATTTACTTTAGCGAGTCTACCTATCATTATGATGGTGGCGGTTGTTGCTAA
- a CDS encoding purine-nucleoside phosphorylase yields MKAYIEETSEYLKSKGFTAPDVGIILGTGLSKILEHIDIQHEVSYNHIPNFPTATVEFHKGKLIYGTLEGKNVIVMQGRFHLYEGYTLTDVTYPVRVMHELGIKHLLVSNASGAINTSFKKGEMMLIDDHINLQGGSPLAFKGVEKMGERFVDMSAPYDKAMSATIEKIAASKDINLHKGVYASVFGPQLETRAEYRYLKIIGADAVGMSTVPEIIVANHLNLPVAAVSVLTDECDPDNLKPVDISEIIAMAEKAEPHMITLFTELIKTL; encoded by the coding sequence ATGAAAGCATATATAGAAGAAACTTCAGAATATTTAAAAAGTAAAGGATTTACAGCTCCAGATGTGGGTATCATTCTAGGAACTGGTTTAAGTAAAATATTAGAACATATAGACATACAGCACGAAGTTAGTTATAACCACATTCCTAACTTTCCCACTGCTACAGTTGAGTTTCATAAAGGCAAACTTATTTACGGCACTTTAGAAGGTAAGAATGTAATTGTAATGCAAGGTCGTTTTCATTTATATGAAGGTTACACATTAACAGATGTAACCTATCCTGTTCGTGTCATGCACGAGTTGGGCATTAAACACCTTTTGGTAAGTAATGCCTCAGGCGCTATAAACACCAGTTTTAAGAAAGGTGAGATGATGTTGATAGATGATCATATAAACCTACAAGGTGGCTCTCCGCTTGCTTTTAAAGGTGTAGAAAAAATGGGAGAACGTTTTGTAGATATGAGCGCTCCTTATGATAAAGCCATGAGTGCAACAATCGAGAAAATTGCGGCATCTAAAGATATTAATCTACATAAAGGTGTTTACGCTTCTGTATTCGGACCTCAGCTAGAAACTAGAGCAGAATACCGTTACTTAAAGATTATCGGTGCAGATGCAGTAGGAATGAGCACTGTTCCAGAAATTATAGTGGCAAACCACCTAAACTTACCGGTAGCAGCCGTTTCTGTATTAACAGACGAGTGTGACCCAGACAATTTAAAACCTGTAGATATTTCAGAAATCATAGCGATGGCAGAAAAAGCAGAACCACATATGATCACATTATTTACAGAATTAATTAAGACATTATAA
- a CDS encoding TIGR04282 family arsenosugar biosynthesis glycosyltransferase — MTNTKSENLLLIFTRNPELGKCKTRLAKTVGDESALKIYKFLLDHTVSITKQLDVDKAVYYSVKVRENDIWDETIYTKYQQEGEDLGIRMQHAFEQGFKDGYKNIIIIGSDMYDMSQEDLEEAFSALKNHDAVVGPAEDGGYYLLGMRSLQTKVFTNKTWGTDTVLANTLKDLEDTNVKVLAERNDVDYFSDIKHVDAFQQFLPNYLDKDFQ, encoded by the coding sequence ATGACCAATACTAAATCTGAAAACCTTCTCTTAATATTTACTAGAAATCCTGAGTTGGGCAAATGTAAAACCCGTTTAGCCAAAACTGTTGGAGATGAGTCTGCCCTCAAAATTTACAAATTCTTATTAGACCATACAGTTTCAATAACTAAACAGTTAGATGTAGATAAAGCTGTATACTATTCTGTAAAAGTGAGAGAAAATGATATTTGGGATGAAACTATATACACCAAATACCAACAGGAAGGTGAAGACCTAGGTATACGTATGCAACATGCATTTGAACAAGGTTTTAAAGATGGCTATAAAAACATTATCATTATAGGAAGTGATATGTATGATATGAGTCAAGAAGATTTAGAAGAGGCGTTTTCTGCATTAAAAAACCATGATGCGGTTGTAGGACCTGCAGAAGATGGCGGATATTATTTATTAGGAATGCGTAGCTTGCAAACTAAAGTCTTCACTAACAAAACTTGGGGTACAGATACTGTACTTGCAAACACTTTAAAAGATTTAGAAGACACCAATGTAAAAGTATTAGCAGAACGAAATGATGTAGATTACTTTAGTGACATTAAACATGTAGACGCGTTTCAGCAATTTTTACCAAATTATTTAGACAAAGATTTTCAATAG
- a CDS encoding rhodanese-like domain-containing protein gives MKTLILVSLLFFSAGSMLAQKNIDALLEQYNTRSIPYISVQELKMDEDTYTILDTRKKQEFLVSHLPNAVWVGEQPNDSILNTLSISKSKPIVVYCSVGIRSETFGEKLSNKGYTNIQNLYGSIFAWKDAGFAVVDSLNKKTNKVHVFSKVWGKYLRTGDKVY, from the coding sequence ATGAAAACTCTTATTCTGGTTTCGCTATTATTTTTTTCTGCTGGCTCAATGTTGGCCCAAAAAAATATAGATGCACTTTTGGAGCAATATAATACACGTAGTATTCCATACATTTCTGTGCAAGAACTTAAAATGGATGAGGATACTTATACCATTCTCGATACAAGAAAAAAACAGGAGTTTTTAGTTAGCCATTTACCAAATGCCGTTTGGGTTGGTGAACAGCCAAACGACTCTATCTTAAATACATTATCTATTTCAAAATCTAAACCTATTGTAGTGTATTGCTCTGTTGGTATTAGGAGTGAGACTTTTGGCGAAAAGCTAAGCAATAAAGGCTATACCAATATACAGAATTTATATGGTAGTATTTTTGCCTGGAAAGATGCTGGCTTTGCAGTAGTTGATAGTTTAAACAAGAAAACAAATAAGGTTCATGTATTTTCTAAAGTATGGGGAAAGTATTTAAGAACTGGAGATAAAGTATATTAA
- the arsS gene encoding arsenosugar biosynthesis radical SAM (seleno)protein ArsS (Some members of this family are selenoproteins.), with translation MATKSLKKQDSELANANRQLEILSNGIFQSGELPTFKEKISEINQFPLRPKTLEILQMNLGYMCNQVCEHCHVDAGPDRKEIMTVETMKQCLEIIKTTGAHTLDLTGGAPEMNPNFRWFVEEASKAGIKDFIVRSNLTIIRANKKYYDLPDFFKAHNVHVISSMPHWTRGKTDKQRGDGVFDKSIKALQELNERGYGMPGSDLRLDLVYNPSGAFLPGDQAAMEKDFKKALLEDFNIQFHNLFAITNLPIARFLDYLIASENYEDYMYQLVDAYNPAAVENVMCTNTISISWDGWLYDCDFNQMLGLKVASKVKHVSEYNEDLLNDRNIIISQHCYGCTAGAGSSCQGTVA, from the coding sequence ATGGCGACTAAGTCTCTAAAGAAACAAGACAGCGAATTAGCAAATGCAAACAGACAGTTAGAAATACTTTCAAACGGAATTTTTCAAAGTGGTGAATTGCCAACTTTTAAAGAAAAAATTTCTGAAATAAACCAATTCCCTTTACGCCCAAAAACCCTTGAGATTTTACAGATGAATTTAGGGTATATGTGTAATCAGGTTTGTGAACACTGTCACGTAGATGCTGGACCAGACCGTAAGGAAATTATGACGGTCGAGACTATGAAACAATGTCTTGAAATTATTAAAACTACAGGAGCACATACGTTAGACCTAACTGGTGGCGCCCCAGAAATGAACCCAAATTTTCGTTGGTTTGTTGAAGAGGCTTCAAAAGCTGGTATTAAAGATTTTATTGTACGTAGTAACCTTACCATTATTCGTGCAAACAAAAAATATTATGACCTTCCAGACTTTTTTAAAGCACACAATGTTCACGTAATATCCTCTATGCCACACTGGACTCGTGGTAAGACAGACAAACAACGTGGTGATGGTGTTTTCGATAAATCTATTAAAGCACTGCAGGAACTAAATGAGCGTGGCTATGGTATGCCAGGAAGCGATTTACGATTAGACCTTGTTTATAACCCTAGTGGAGCCTTTTTACCAGGCGATCAAGCTGCTATGGAGAAAGATTTTAAAAAGGCGTTGCTTGAAGATTTCAACATACAGTTTCACAATCTTTTTGCTATCACTAACTTACCTATTGCGCGTTTCTTAGACTATCTAATAGCTTCAGAAAATTATGAAGATTACATGTATCAATTAGTTGATGCCTATAATCCTGCAGCAGTTGAAAATGTGATGTGTACTAATACAATTTCAATTAGTTGGGATGGTTGGTTGTATGATTGTGATTTTAACCAAATGCTTGGCTTAAAGGTTGCAAGTAAAGTTAAACACGTTTCAGAGTATAATGAAGATTTACTTAATGACAGAAACATAATTATCTCACAACATTGCTATGGCTGTACTGCTGGTGCTGGTAGTAGTTGTCAAGGTACTGTAGCATAA
- a CDS encoding arsenosugar biosynthesis-associated peroxidase-like protein produces MNKTYYDPADLRKFGKITEWSEELGTKFFDYYGKVFEEGALSAREKSLIALAVSHVVKCPYCIDAYTKDGLQRGITKEEMMESVHVGAAIESGATLVHGVQMMNKYEKLSH; encoded by the coding sequence ATGAACAAAACATATTACGACCCAGCAGACCTAAGAAAATTTGGAAAAATTACAGAATGGAGCGAAGAGCTAGGTACAAAATTTTTTGATTATTACGGTAAAGTATTTGAGGAAGGCGCATTATCTGCAAGAGAAAAATCTTTAATTGCATTAGCTGTTTCACATGTTGTTAAGTGCCCTTATTGTATAGATGCATATACTAAAGATGGCTTACAGCGTGGTATTACCAAAGAAGAAATGATGGAGTCTGTTCATGTTGGTGCTGCTATTGAGAGTGGCGCGACACTAGTTCATGGTGTACAGATGATGAACAAATATGAGAAACTTTCTCACTAA
- a CDS encoding alpha-amylase family glycosyl hydrolase, protein MKSIFTFLAVLMVMTLSAQNITITPASFNQTDEITITLSGIDVQQQWGTSDVYLWAWFYEPNSDAATNSPVTGSGGFGNSPAEAQFTNNGDGTYSYVISDPTQFYNSTNIDRIGVLAKSQNGASQTGDFIFNVGVFGLNLNNPTEAVSFIDAGNTLSIQAETGVTANYELFVNGTSTDTQNGLSTYTYDVVISEDSNFELVATNPDTNETLSETFQVLLTPNPTLAAVPAGMKDGINISEDNTSVTLVLYAPNKDYVHLIGNFNGTDWALSNDYLLNFDEAQDKHWITLNNQTPGENLLFQYLIDTEITIADPYSTLVLTPNNDVFIPESTFPNIPDYPSEKTQDAISWVIPGAPEYTWQIDNFEKPAKEDLVVYELLVRDFDDNKNFQDVIDRLDYLETLGINAIELMPVSEFDGNISWGYNPQFHMALDKAYGTPDKFKELVDEAHARGMAIILDVVYNQATGQNPLYRMYNNCNGCYGGQATAESPYFNQVAQHSYNVFNDFDHSSNATRQYVMQTAQYWIEEYKIDGMRWDLTKGFTQNCEGDEGCTNSYNQDRVDVLKLYADAQWDVDEDFLIIFEHLGNGGSRQEEIEWGNYRLDEGKGIMTWNKLTNPYNQSTMGYNTENNISGVSYINNNFTAPTQVSYMESHDEERLNYKNLAFGNSNASYDATDLPTALDRLEAAGAFFFTVPGPKMIWQFGELGYETSIFTCSNGTLPTPYGNDQCKLDEKPDGWDFLNDQNRVDLYNTWSQLIALKLAEPIFKTTTFTLDVGNANGLKKIQLEDTNATGNSIRYVTVLGNFGITTQSINPTFQETGTWYNMLTNETIEVTNTANEISLEPGQFYVYANEANSLSTQDVSQPSLLSVYPNPATQGFSVTQALDTLEVYDMNGRLILKQSNISTQDTIQTGNLSEGLYIVKATAKGNSFVTKLQIKK, encoded by the coding sequence ATGAAATCAATCTTTACATTTTTAGCAGTTTTAATGGTGATGACGCTTTCAGCACAAAACATCACAATTACACCTGCATCTTTTAACCAAACAGATGAAATTACAATCACATTATCAGGTATAGATGTACAACAACAATGGGGAACCTCAGATGTGTATTTATGGGCTTGGTTTTATGAGCCAAACAGTGATGCTGCAACCAACTCACCAGTAACTGGTAGTGGTGGTTTTGGTAATTCACCAGCTGAAGCACAATTTACAAACAATGGTGATGGTACATATTCTTATGTAATTTCAGACCCTACGCAGTTTTATAATTCTACCAATATAGATCGAATCGGCGTGCTTGCTAAAAGCCAAAATGGAGCTAGCCAAACAGGAGATTTTATATTTAATGTTGGTGTATTTGGATTAAACCTTAACAATCCTACAGAAGCAGTTTCATTTATAGATGCCGGAAACACATTAAGTATTCAAGCTGAAACTGGTGTTACTGCAAATTACGAGCTCTTTGTTAATGGTACTAGTACAGATACTCAAAATGGACTATCTACATATACATATGATGTAGTTATTTCAGAAGATTCAAATTTTGAATTGGTTGCAACAAATCCAGATACTAATGAAACACTTAGTGAAACATTTCAAGTTTTATTAACACCCAACCCTACGTTAGCTGCCGTACCTGCAGGAATGAAAGATGGTATAAATATTTCAGAAGATAACACATCAGTTACATTAGTACTTTATGCACCTAACAAGGACTATGTTCATCTTATTGGTAATTTTAATGGTACAGATTGGGCACTAAGCAATGACTATTTATTAAATTTTGATGAAGCTCAAGACAAACATTGGATTACATTAAACAACCAAACGCCTGGAGAAAATCTTTTGTTTCAATATCTAATTGATACTGAAATTACGATAGCAGACCCTTACTCTACCCTAGTACTTACACCAAACAACGATGTGTTTATTCCAGAAAGCACGTTTCCTAACATTCCTGATTATCCATCAGAAAAAACACAAGATGCAATTAGCTGGGTGATTCCTGGAGCACCAGAATACACGTGGCAAATTGACAATTTCGAAAAGCCTGCAAAAGAAGATTTAGTAGTTTATGAGCTACTTGTAAGAGATTTTGATGACAATAAAAACTTTCAGGATGTTATAGATCGTCTAGATTATCTAGAAACATTAGGGATAAACGCCATTGAATTAATGCCAGTTTCTGAGTTTGATGGAAACATAAGTTGGGGTTACAATCCACAATTTCATATGGCACTAGACAAGGCGTATGGAACACCAGATAAATTTAAAGAACTGGTAGATGAGGCACACGCTAGAGGAATGGCAATTATTCTTGATGTAGTTTACAACCAAGCAACAGGGCAAAACCCATTATACAGAATGTATAACAATTGCAATGGTTGTTATGGTGGTCAAGCAACTGCAGAAAGTCCATATTTTAACCAAGTTGCACAGCACTCTTACAATGTATTTAATGATTTTGACCATAGCAGCAATGCTACAAGACAATATGTAATGCAAACCGCTCAATATTGGATAGAAGAATACAAGATAGATGGTATGCGTTGGGACTTAACTAAAGGGTTTACACAAAATTGCGAAGGTGATGAAGGCTGTACAAACAGCTATAACCAAGACCGCGTAGATGTTTTAAAACTATATGCAGATGCACAATGGGATGTAGATGAAGATTTTCTTATCATTTTTGAACATTTAGGAAATGGAGGTTCAAGACAAGAAGAAATAGAATGGGGTAACTATCGCTTAGATGAAGGAAAAGGTATTATGACGTGGAATAAATTGACAAATCCTTATAACCAAAGTACAATGGGTTATAATACAGAGAATAATATTAGTGGTGTATCTTATATAAATAACAATTTTACCGCACCAACTCAAGTAAGTTATATGGAAAGTCATGACGAAGAACGTCTTAACTATAAAAATTTAGCTTTCGGAAACTCTAATGCGAGTTATGATGCAACAGACTTACCAACGGCATTAGACCGTTTAGAAGCTGCAGGAGCGTTCTTCTTTACGGTTCCAGGTCCTAAGATGATATGGCAATTTGGAGAGCTTGGTTATGAAACAAGTATTTTTACGTGCTCTAACGGTACGTTGCCTACACCTTATGGTAATGACCAATGTAAGCTAGACGAAAAGCCAGACGGTTGGGACTTTCTAAATGATCAAAATAGAGTAGATCTTTATAACACATGGTCTCAATTAATAGCGTTAAAATTAGCAGAGCCAATTTTTAAAACTACAACCTTTACATTAGATGTTGGTAACGCAAATGGTTTAAAGAAAATACAGCTAGAAGATACTAATGCTACAGGAAACTCTATAAGGTATGTCACTGTTTTAGGAAACTTCGGTATTACCACACAAAGTATAAACCCAACATTTCAAGAAACAGGAACTTGGTATAATATGCTAACTAATGAAACTATAGAGGTAACAAACACAGCTAATGAGATAAGTTTAGAACCAGGTCAATTTTACGTGTATGCTAATGAAGCTAATAGCTTGAGTACTCAAGACGTGTCACAACCTTCTTTACTTTCTGTTTACCCTAATCCTGCAACACAAGGATTTAGCGTAACACAGGCATTAGATACTTTAGAGGTTTATGACATGAACGGAAGGTTAATTCTTAAGCAGTCAAACATTTCTACTCAAGACACTATCCAAACAGGTAATTTATCTGAAGGGCTTTATATTGTTAAGGCAACTGCAAAAGGAAATTCTTTTGTAACTAAACTTCAGATTAAAAAATAA
- a CDS encoding SusE domain-containing protein, with product MKFIYKLSFLAAFFMLFTACEDDESLVVQDQESVFTANNGDVSNLSLNFSYPENPATTVTFTGDEEGPFTIVLSADPEFTSTVTLGTTQTSSFTVSVANLNTTLLEIGAEPFKEFTFYLRGESASGNTEALIYTATTYVEADPELNAPVEGSSIVLDNSTLEDTAATIAFEDFDTEGATVSVNYTLQATLGGTEFTAPQEITANSNDDNFTTSFALTHQSLNTIANLSGIEAGETGDLDFRLLATITTETGVLERTSNLQTVSVTTYVPLNGPRLAVPGPHQDGGDPSFGQWNPDENENVAFVPYLEASATGETDYEGFVYLTTEYKFVTPDADGNFAWGNVDYGDASGSLAYTQQLTADGEGNCATPDGEGYYLVNANTTDLTYSAQKTDWGIIGFATTGDDSGWSQDMDLTFDRASRTWSITLDLSVGEFKFRANDDWGTNFGLASDGTLEFNSSTNMSVSEAGTYEVILDLSNPRNYQFSLNLL from the coding sequence ATGAAATTTATATACAAACTTAGTTTTTTAGCAGCATTCTTTATGTTGTTTACAGCTTGTGAAGATGATGAGTCTTTAGTGGTACAAGATCAAGAATCTGTATTTACAGCAAATAATGGAGATGTCTCTAACTTAAGCCTTAACTTTTCTTACCCAGAAAACCCAGCAACTACAGTAACTTTTACTGGAGATGAAGAAGGCCCTTTTACTATTGTACTTTCTGCAGATCCTGAGTTTACATCTACGGTAACTTTAGGAACAACACAAACCAGTAGCTTTACTGTAAGTGTTGCTAACTTAAATACAACGCTTTTAGAAATAGGCGCAGAACCATTTAAGGAGTTTACATTTTACTTAAGAGGAGAAAGTGCTTCAGGAAACACAGAAGCTTTAATATATACAGCAACAACTTATGTTGAAGCAGATCCAGAATTAAATGCTCCTGTGGAAGGCTCAAGCATAGTTTTAGATAACTCTACATTGGAAGATACAGCTGCAACTATTGCATTTGAAGATTTTGATACAGAAGGCGCAACAGTCTCTGTAAACTATACATTACAAGCTACTTTAGGTGGCACTGAGTTTACAGCACCTCAAGAAATAACAGCAAATTCTAATGACGATAACTTCACGACGTCTTTTGCTTTAACACACCAATCATTAAATACTATTGCTAATTTAAGTGGTATAGAAGCAGGAGAAACAGGAGATTTAGATTTTAGACTATTGGCAACAATCACTACAGAAACTGGTGTGTTAGAAAGAACCTCTAACCTACAAACAGTATCTGTTACCACATATGTTCCATTAAACGGACCTCGATTGGCAGTTCCAGGACCTCACCAAGATGGTGGAGACCCTAGTTTTGGACAGTGGAATCCTGACGAAAATGAAAACGTGGCGTTTGTACCTTATTTAGAAGCTAGTGCAACTGGAGAAACCGATTATGAAGGCTTTGTGTACTTAACTACAGAATACAAATTTGTAACACCAGATGCAGATGGAAATTTTGCGTGGGGAAATGTAGATTATGGTGATGCTTCAGGAAGTTTAGCTTACACACAACAACTTACTGCAGATGGCGAAGGTAATTGTGCCACACCAGATGGAGAAGGCTACTACCTAGTAAATGCTAATACTACAGATCTTACTTACTCTGCACAAAAAACAGATTGGGGTATTATAGGATTTGCTACAACTGGAGATGATTCTGGCTGGAGCCAAGATATGGATCTAACTTTTGACAGAGCTTCAAGAACTTGGTCTATTACGTTAGATTTATCTGTAGGTGAATTTAAGTTTAGAGCTAATGACGATTGGGGCACTAACTTTGGTTTAGCGTCAGACGGTACGTTAGAGTTTAACAGCTCTACCAATATGTCTGTTAGCGAGGCAGGAACCTATGAAGTTATATTAGACTTAAGTAATCCTAGAAATTATCAGTTTTCTTTGAATTTGTTATAA
- a CDS encoding SusF/SusE family outer membrane protein, whose amino-acid sequence MIKNLKIASLFLLGLLVSACSEDDSTDFQAELTAQPVALELDITSILLDASNVDNPAVTISWEEADYNVPTEIKYDVQMATNAEFTDALSLGTVTKGRPNAITLTVNDLNKKASQIGLAPFNWSDVYVRVNSSIGTTNSLAATSNTVVFEIYPFFTYPFKDLYLVGNATEADWNNNNENPLLYRDSQNDNLYTYTGRFLSGDMAFKLLEVRGQWQPQWGTNGGSEVNVNDGSGDDPGVFSVPSEGYYSFTIDLAERTFSIDPFDETSATDYTQVTITGSSTTEDVAMTQSTFDPHIWSVLSTDLNTGGIQFSLDGTLWGGTSEFSGQASTDAGEIPIPVADAYEIWFNDLSGKYGMIPINLSN is encoded by the coding sequence ATGATAAAGAACCTTAAAATTGCGTCGCTTTTCCTACTAGGCCTTTTAGTTAGTGCCTGTAGTGAAGACGATTCAACAGATTTTCAAGCAGAGCTTACTGCACAGCCAGTGGCTTTAGAACTTGACATTACGAGCATCTTATTAGATGCTAGCAATGTAGACAATCCTGCAGTTACCATATCTTGGGAAGAAGCAGATTATAACGTACCTACAGAGATTAAGTATGACGTACAAATGGCTACAAATGCAGAGTTCACAGATGCCTTATCATTAGGTACTGTAACTAAAGGAAGGCCAAATGCAATCACGCTAACTGTTAACGACTTAAATAAAAAAGCAAGCCAAATAGGGTTAGCTCCTTTTAACTGGTCAGATGTTTATGTGAGAGTTAATTCTTCAATAGGAACTACAAATAGCTTAGCAGCAACATCAAACACTGTTGTTTTCGAAATCTATCCATTCTTTACCTATCCTTTTAAAGATTTGTATTTAGTTGGTAACGCAACAGAAGCAGATTGGAATAACAACAACGAAAATCCACTACTTTACAGAGATTCTCAAAACGATAACCTATACACCTATACAGGTCGTTTCTTAAGTGGAGATATGGCATTTAAACTTCTTGAAGTAAGAGGACAATGGCAACCACAATGGGGAACAAACGGTGGTTCTGAAGTAAATGTAAATGATGGTTCTGGAGATGATCCAGGCGTTTTTAGTGTCCCTTCAGAAGGGTATTACTCATTTACAATAGATCTTGCAGAACGTACATTTAGCATAGATCCTTTTGATGAAACTAGCGCAACAGATTACACACAAGTAACAATTACAGGCTCTTCAACTACAGAAGATGTTGCTATGACACAATCTACTTTTGATCCTCATATCTGGTCTGTTCTTTCAACAGATTTAAATACTGGTGGTATTCAATTTAGTTTAGATGGAACTCTTTGGGGTGGCACTAGTGAGTTTTCTGGACAAGCCTCTACAGATGCAGGAGAAATTCCAATTCCAGTAGCAGATGCTTACGAGATTTGGTTTAATGACCTATCTGGAAAATACGGTATGATTCCTATTAACTTATCAAACTAA